A genome region from Leptospira langatensis includes the following:
- a CDS encoding M48 family metallopeptidase has protein sequence MLRNRFFFLLSLLVSGGLLSFLAVKSKANVQLPATLSPAFQLLGKPIKTIDRSLTKLLPINDLDEKRLGDSIALRYESYSDPTSPDQIYLRNLVYNLSVGNSKNFEYRVFIMDTSSPNAFAMPGGILFVTKGLLSMVKSEAELAAILGHEIGHVELSHCMDGVRGELLARKIGAASLGEFADIAVGLLIRPSFSKNQEDEADQYGYELLRREKYDPYAMGRTFRRLKEATGEGEASLSPIQEYFMTHPHLEHRSEKFTEMAKKEDEGSYYVGAKNLNERSSRYEQEYEEEFVKR, from the coding sequence ATGCTGCGTAATAGATTTTTCTTCCTTCTTTCCCTTTTGGTCTCCGGTGGTTTGCTTTCCTTTTTAGCCGTCAAGAGCAAGGCGAACGTGCAATTGCCTGCCACCCTTTCTCCTGCATTCCAATTGTTGGGAAAGCCGATCAAGACGATCGATCGTTCCCTCACGAAACTGCTTCCGATCAATGATCTAGATGAAAAGCGATTAGGCGATTCAATCGCCTTGAGATACGAATCCTATTCCGATCCTACCAGTCCGGATCAGATCTATCTCCGGAATTTGGTGTATAACCTGAGCGTAGGAAATTCCAAGAATTTCGAATATAGGGTTTTTATAATGGATACCTCTTCTCCGAATGCGTTTGCCATGCCGGGCGGAATTCTATTCGTAACCAAGGGTCTCTTATCAATGGTGAAATCTGAAGCCGAACTTGCCGCTATATTAGGGCATGAAATAGGCCACGTAGAACTATCGCATTGCATGGATGGGGTCAGAGGAGAGCTTCTAGCCCGCAAAATAGGCGCTGCAAGCCTAGGAGAATTCGCGGATATCGCTGTTGGCCTTCTCATCAGACCTTCTTTCAGCAAAAACCAAGAGGATGAAGCAGACCAGTACGGTTACGAACTATTGCGTAGGGAAAAGTATGACCCATATGCAATGGGAAGAACCTTCAGAAGATTAAAAGAAGCCACAGGAGAAGGAGAAGCGTCTCTTTCCCCCATCCAAGAATACTTTATGACTCATCCGCATTTGGAACATCGCTCCGAGAAGTTTACGGAAATGGCAAAAAAAGAGGATGAAGGCAGCTATTACGTAGGAGCAAAAAATCTAAACGAGCGTTCGTCTAGATATGAGCAGGAATACGAAGAGGAATTCGTAAAACGCTAA